From Pseudofrankia saprophytica, a single genomic window includes:
- a CDS encoding aromatic ring-hydroxylating oxygenase subunit alpha, translated as MRVTAEPLLRHYWYPVAFASDLGGAPLARRLLGTDVVLWRDAEGRPACAADRCPHRDAKLSRGWTEDGAVVCPYHGWRYGSDGKCVLIPQNAPGQRISPRAVVATYPVTEALGLLWVCLDPASEPATAMAGIPAIPQFGQPGWRVVQEFDTVWPCSAPHLLDNNLDPAHIAFVHRRTFGNPRTPHIDRVEITRSAAGIRLVSRVPVYARPGETGVTERRTTTDVYAPFTGVFHIRYPDGLSHIMVKAIAPVDDGTCRLLQFVVRNDTEADRPAADIIAFDSAVRDEDWCVLETMPPDYHLDLTANVHIDTDRATIAYRRLLAEATAGTWRPAGPAGPAGEAGAEPDGALAAEIDAVLRTS; from the coding sequence ATGCGTGTCACCGCCGAGCCGCTCCTGCGGCACTACTGGTACCCGGTTGCCTTCGCCTCCGACCTCGGAGGCGCGCCCCTCGCCCGCCGGCTGCTCGGCACCGACGTCGTCCTGTGGCGGGACGCCGAGGGACGGCCCGCCTGCGCCGCCGACCGCTGCCCACACCGCGACGCCAAGCTGTCCCGCGGCTGGACCGAGGACGGCGCCGTCGTCTGCCCTTACCACGGCTGGCGGTACGGCTCGGACGGAAAGTGCGTGCTCATCCCGCAGAACGCGCCAGGGCAGCGGATCTCACCGCGCGCCGTGGTGGCGACCTACCCGGTGACCGAGGCGCTCGGACTGCTGTGGGTCTGCCTCGACCCCGCCTCGGAGCCAGCCACCGCGATGGCCGGCATCCCGGCGATCCCGCAGTTCGGGCAGCCGGGCTGGCGGGTCGTCCAGGAGTTCGACACCGTCTGGCCCTGCTCGGCGCCGCACCTGCTGGACAACAACCTCGACCCGGCGCACATCGCCTTCGTGCACCGCCGGACGTTCGGCAACCCGCGGACGCCGCACATCGACCGCGTCGAGATCACCCGCAGCGCGGCCGGGATCCGACTCGTCTCCCGCGTCCCCGTCTACGCCCGCCCCGGCGAGACCGGCGTGACCGAGCGGCGCACCACCACCGACGTGTACGCCCCCTTTACCGGCGTCTTCCACATCCGCTACCCGGACGGCCTGTCGCACATCATGGTCAAGGCGATCGCGCCGGTCGACGACGGCACCTGCCGGCTGCTGCAGTTCGTGGTCCGTAACGACACCGAGGCCGACCGCCCCGCCGCCGACATCATCGCGTTCGACTCCGCCGTCCGCGACGAGGACTGGTGTGTCCTCGAGACCATGCCGCCGGACTACCACCTGGACCTGACCGCGAACGTCCACATCGACACCGACCGCGCCACCATCGCCTACCGCCGTCTGCTCGCCGAGGCCACCGCAGGGACCTGGCGGCCGGCCGGCCCGGCCGGTCCCGCGGGCGAGGCCGGCGCGGAGCCGGATGGCGCCCTGGCGGCCGAGATCGACGCCGTGCTGAGAACGAGCTGA